A window of the Oncorhynchus mykiss isolate Arlee chromosome 15, USDA_OmykA_1.1, whole genome shotgun sequence genome harbors these coding sequences:
- the rl7 gene encoding 60S ribosomal protein L7 isoform X1, with amino-acid sequence MADAEKKVPAVPESLLKRRKAFATMKTMRIKKMLAEKKTRKVTRKLIYKRAEKYHKEYREMYRREIRMGRTARKVGNFYVPAEPKLAFVIRIRGINGVSPKVRKVLQLMRLRQIFNGVFVKLNKASINMLRIAEPYIAWGYPNLKSVRELIYKRGHGRMTKQRIALTDNALVEKALGKYSIICVEDLIHEIYTVGKNFKPANNFLWPFKLSTPRGGMNKKTTHFVEGGDAGNREDQINRLVRRMN; translated from the exons ATGGCGGACGCAGA AAAGAAGGTTCCGGCGGTCCCTGAGAGCCTTTTGAAAAGGCGGAAGGCCTTCGCCACCATGAAGACCATGCGCATCAAGAAGATGCTTGCCGAAAAAAAA ACTCGTAAGGTGACCAGGAAACTGATCTACAAGAGGGCTGAGAAGTACCACAAGGAGTACAGGGAGATGTACCGTCGTGAGATCCGCATGGGGCGGACAGCCCGCAAGGTCGGGAACTTCTACGTCCCAGCTGAGCCCAAGTTGGCCTTCGTCATCAGGATCAGGGG taTCAACGGTGTCAGCCCCAAGGTGCGCAAGGTCCTCCAGCTCATGCGTCTGCGTCAGATCTTCAACGGAGTGTTCGTCAAACTGAACAAGGCTTCCATCAACATGCTGAGGATCGCCGAGCCCTACATCGCTTGGGG GTACCCCAACCTGAAGTCTGTGCGCGAGCTGATCTACAAGCGTGGCCATGGCAGGATGACCAAGCAGCGCATCGCCCTCACGGACAACGCCCTGGTCGAGAAGGCCCTGG GTAAATACAGCATCATCTGTGTGGAAGACCTGATCCACGAGATCTACACAGTCGGGAAGAACTTCAAGCCTGCCAACAACTTCCTGTGGCCCTTCAAACTGTCCACACCCCGCGGCGGCATGAACAAGAAGACGACTCACTTTGTGGAGGGAGGCGACGCTGGAAACAGGGAGGACCAGATCAACAGACTCGTCAGGAGGATGAACTAG
- the rl7 gene encoding 60S ribosomal protein L7 (The RefSeq protein has 5 substitutions, 1 frameshift compared to this genomic sequence) has product MADAEKKVPAVPESLLKRRRAFATMKTMRIKKMLAEKKKTRKMTRKLIYKRAEKYHKEYREMYRREIRMGRTARKVWNFYVPAEPKLAFVIRIRGINGVSPKVRKVLQLMRLRQIFNGVFVKLNKASINMLRIAEPYIAWGYPNLKSVRELIYKRGHGRMTKQRIALTDNALVEKALGKYSIICVEDLIREIYTVGKNFKPANNFLWPFKLSTPRGGMNKKTTHFVEGGDAGNREDQINRLVRRMN; this is encoded by the exons ATGGCGGACGCAGA AAAGAAGGTTCCGGCGGTCCCTGAGAGCCTTTTGAAAAGGCGGAAGGCCTTCGCCACCATGAAGACCATGCGCATCAAGAAGATGCTTGCCGAAAAAAAAG AA ACTCGTAAGGTGACCAGGAAACTGATCTACAAGAGGGCTGAGAAGTACCACAAGGAGTACAGGGAGATGTACCGTCGTGAGATCCGCATGGGGCGGACAGCCCGCAAGGTCGGGAACTTCTACGTCCCAGCTGAGCCCAAGTTGGCCTTCGTCATCAGGATCAGGGG taTCAACGGTGTCAGCCCCAAGGTGCGCAAGGTCCTCCAGCTCATGCGTCTGCGTCAGATCTTCAACGGAGTGTTCGTCAAACTGAACAAGGCTTCCATCAACATGCTGAGGATCGCCGAGCCCTACATCGCTTGGGG GTACCCCAACCTGAAGTCTGTGCGCGAGCTGATCTACAAGCGTGGCCATGGCAGGATGACCAAGCAGCGCATCGCCCTCACGGACAACGCCCTGGTCGAGAAGGCCCTGG GTAAATACAGCATCATCTGTGTGGAAGACCTGATCCACGAGATCTACACAGTCGGGAAGAACTTCAAGCCTGCCAACAACTTCCTGTGGCCCTTCAAACTGTCCACACCCCGCGGCGGCATGAACAAGAAGACGACTCACTTTGTGGAGGGAGGCGACGCTGGAAACAGGGAGGACCAGATCAACAGACTCGTCAGGAGGATGAACTAG
- the si:ch211-171b20.3 gene encoding uncharacterized protein si:ch211-171b20.3 isoform X1, translating to MHPTASPKVITLAASLSTAGDLTQLGQGRCGPLSQIPGGRLAGVKPIHVHTLRRKCPLSDSRDRKDSTWNVEGSTSSFLGREVSPLSRLGTSDNNYPEKDISERHFPFDKTWKNDSRMYPKYDFPDERPMKPSGSIPPLPRDYQIHRSGHLHHYTLHKELSQAPARPCAFGSYDLTSVPAILLPAAASLNGRNPFSTEGYKNRPRVNNRTCSLFTIGANQKCLPATCNVRLSIAHSSQTHAAQSYPDPVSGAPSASIIQRLSEIASLEGETVRQEKIKKIKKNRRQDS from the exons ATGCACCCCACAGCCAGCCCGAAGGTGATAACACTAGCGGCTTCTCTCAGCACCGCCGGGGACTTGACGCAGTTGGGCCAAGGCCGCTGTGGACCGCTCTCACAAATACCAGGAGGAAGGCTGGCCGGAGTCAAGCCGATTCATGTCCATACATTAAGGAGAAAATGCCCTCTGAGCG ACTCCAGGGACCGAAAGGATTCCACCTGGAATGTAGAGGG GTCTACTTCCTCCTTCCTGGGCAGAGAGGTGTCTCCGTTGTCCCGGCTGGGCACCTCGGATAATAACTACCCAGAGAAAGACATCTCTGAGAGACACTTTCCGTTTGATAAGACATGGAAGAATGACAGCAGGATGTATCCCAAGTATGATTTCCCAG ATGAGCGTCCCATGAAGCCTAGCGGCTCCATCCCTCCCCTGCCCAGAGACTACCAGATCCACCGGTCGGGCCACCTCCACCACTATACCCTCCACAAGGAGCTTTCCCAGGCCCCTGCTCGCCCCTGCGCCTTTGG CTCTTATGACCTGACGTCAGTTCCTGCCATCCTGCTGCCAGCTGCAGCCTCGCTCAATGGAAGAAACCCCTTCTCTACAGAAGGCTACAAGAACAG ACCAAGAGTAAATAACAGAACCTGCAGTCTTTTCACAATAGGAGCTAATCAGAAAT GCCTACCTGCTACCTGCAATGTCCGACTGTCGATAGCCCACTCATCTCAAACACACGCAG cCCAGTCGTACCCAGACCCGGTAAGCGGAGCCCCGTCAGCCTCAATCATCCAGAGGCTGTCTGAGATCGCTTCTCTGGAGGGAGAGACGGTCAGGCAGGAGAAGATCAAGAAGATTAAGAAGAACAGGAGACAGGACTCCTGA
- the si:ch211-171b20.3 gene encoding uncharacterized protein si:ch211-171b20.3 isoform X2, producing the protein MHPTASPKVITLAASLSTAGDLTQLGQGRCGPLSQIPGGRLAGVKPIHVHTLRRKCPLSDSRDRKDSTWNVEGSTSSFLGREVSPLSRLGTSDNNYPEKDISERHFPFDKTWKNDSRMYPKYDFPDERPMKPSGSIPPLPRDYQIHRSGHLHHYTLHKELSQAPARPCAFGSYDLTSVPAILLPAAASLNGRNPFSTEGYKNRPRVNNRTCSLFTIGANQKSQSYPDPVSGAPSASIIQRLSEIASLEGETVRQEKIKKIKKNRRQDS; encoded by the exons ATGCACCCCACAGCCAGCCCGAAGGTGATAACACTAGCGGCTTCTCTCAGCACCGCCGGGGACTTGACGCAGTTGGGCCAAGGCCGCTGTGGACCGCTCTCACAAATACCAGGAGGAAGGCTGGCCGGAGTCAAGCCGATTCATGTCCATACATTAAGGAGAAAATGCCCTCTGAGCG ACTCCAGGGACCGAAAGGATTCCACCTGGAATGTAGAGGG GTCTACTTCCTCCTTCCTGGGCAGAGAGGTGTCTCCGTTGTCCCGGCTGGGCACCTCGGATAATAACTACCCAGAGAAAGACATCTCTGAGAGACACTTTCCGTTTGATAAGACATGGAAGAATGACAGCAGGATGTATCCCAAGTATGATTTCCCAG ATGAGCGTCCCATGAAGCCTAGCGGCTCCATCCCTCCCCTGCCCAGAGACTACCAGATCCACCGGTCGGGCCACCTCCACCACTATACCCTCCACAAGGAGCTTTCCCAGGCCCCTGCTCGCCCCTGCGCCTTTGG CTCTTATGACCTGACGTCAGTTCCTGCCATCCTGCTGCCAGCTGCAGCCTCGCTCAATGGAAGAAACCCCTTCTCTACAGAAGGCTACAAGAACAG ACCAAGAGTAAATAACAGAACCTGCAGTCTTTTCACAATAGGAGCTAATCAGAAAT cCCAGTCGTACCCAGACCCGGTAAGCGGAGCCCCGTCAGCCTCAATCATCCAGAGGCTGTCTGAGATCGCTTCTCTGGAGGGAGAGACGGTCAGGCAGGAGAAGATCAAGAAGATTAAGAAGAACAGGAGACAGGACTCCTGA
- the si:ch211-171b20.3 gene encoding uncharacterized protein si:ch211-171b20.3 isoform X3 — MHPTASPKVITLAASLSTAGDLTQLGQGRCGPLSQIPGGRLAGVKPIHVHTLRRKCPLSDSRDRKDSTWNVEGSTSSFLGREVSPLSRLGTSDNNYPEKDISERHFPFDKTWKNDSRMYPKYDFPDERPMKPSGSIPPLPRDYQIHRSGHLHHYTLHKELSQAPARPCAFGSYDLTSVPAILLPAAASLNGRNPFSTEGYKNRPTCYLQCPTVDSPLISNTRSPVVPRPGKRSPVSLNHPEAV; from the exons ATGCACCCCACAGCCAGCCCGAAGGTGATAACACTAGCGGCTTCTCTCAGCACCGCCGGGGACTTGACGCAGTTGGGCCAAGGCCGCTGTGGACCGCTCTCACAAATACCAGGAGGAAGGCTGGCCGGAGTCAAGCCGATTCATGTCCATACATTAAGGAGAAAATGCCCTCTGAGCG ACTCCAGGGACCGAAAGGATTCCACCTGGAATGTAGAGGG GTCTACTTCCTCCTTCCTGGGCAGAGAGGTGTCTCCGTTGTCCCGGCTGGGCACCTCGGATAATAACTACCCAGAGAAAGACATCTCTGAGAGACACTTTCCGTTTGATAAGACATGGAAGAATGACAGCAGGATGTATCCCAAGTATGATTTCCCAG ATGAGCGTCCCATGAAGCCTAGCGGCTCCATCCCTCCCCTGCCCAGAGACTACCAGATCCACCGGTCGGGCCACCTCCACCACTATACCCTCCACAAGGAGCTTTCCCAGGCCCCTGCTCGCCCCTGCGCCTTTGG CTCTTATGACCTGACGTCAGTTCCTGCCATCCTGCTGCCAGCTGCAGCCTCGCTCAATGGAAGAAACCCCTTCTCTACAGAAGGCTACAAGAACAG GCCTACCTGCTACCTGCAATGTCCGACTGTCGATAGCCCACTCATCTCAAACACACGCAG cCCAGTCGTACCCAGACCCGGTAAGCGGAGCCCCGTCAGCCTCAATCATCCAGAGGCTGTCTGA